The Pseudomonas eucalypticola genome has a window encoding:
- a CDS encoding helix-turn-helix transcriptional regulator, whose protein sequence is MKLTHSLNGAHDHQLYLHLGELVSSAGDSAFAERMLAFVDYRVPIHGLDLGEWLLNSSQRRVDQIRCLGTTGPQPCITTPDHIPHPLLQSVMTMDAPLLVQLRTVPGRPHPQRSAHQCNVVSCQGERRWVTGFHRQASLRAFSLAELSLLKSLSDTLLPLVEQHAQLTSAAGSAYVEPEGNGLQQAFSGRLAQDAVSLSAREQEVCLGLLTGITMEQMAQRLNVKHSSVETYLKRATAKLGVSGRHGLARWMASA, encoded by the coding sequence ATGAAACTGACACACAGCCTCAATGGCGCACACGACCATCAACTGTACTTGCACCTGGGTGAGCTGGTGTCCAGCGCCGGTGACAGCGCCTTCGCCGAGCGCATGCTGGCGTTCGTCGACTATCGCGTACCCATTCATGGGCTGGACTTGGGCGAATGGCTGCTCAACAGTTCACAGCGCCGCGTTGACCAGATCAGGTGCCTGGGCACGACCGGCCCGCAACCCTGTATCACCACCCCGGACCATATCCCCCACCCCCTGCTGCAAAGCGTGATGACCATGGACGCCCCGCTGTTGGTTCAACTGCGCACCGTCCCCGGGCGGCCACACCCGCAACGCAGCGCTCACCAGTGCAACGTGGTGTCTTGCCAGGGTGAGCGGCGCTGGGTCACCGGCTTTCATCGCCAGGCCAGCCTGCGGGCATTCTCATTGGCCGAATTGTCATTGCTCAAGAGCCTTTCCGATACCTTGCTGCCGCTGGTGGAGCAGCACGCGCAATTGACCAGTGCCGCAGGCTCCGCCTATGTCGAGCCCGAGGGCAACGGCCTGCAACAGGCATTCAGCGGGCGCCTGGCGCAGGACGCCGTGAGCCTGTCGGCGCGCGAACAGGAGGTGTGCCTGGGGTTGCTGACCGGTATCACCATGGAGCAGATGGCCCAACGTTTGAACGTCAAGCACAGCTCGGTGGAAACCTACCTCAAGCGTGCCACCGCCAAACTGGGGGTCAGCGGCCGGCACGGCCTGGCACGCTGGATGGCCAGCGCCTGA
- a CDS encoding efflux transporter outer membrane subunit, with product MPRYFLAWPALLLAGCSLIPDYQRPALPTPDQYPGATAAQTRLTPGDDWRRVFHDPALRQLIDQALANNRDLRVAALTVQSYRAQYRIQRAALLPQVDASAQRDRERLPASLTGTDAAAITDTDSVSLGVSAYEVDLFGRVRSLRDQALLTYLGSEEARRSVELSLITSVASAYLTWRADQALLDLAGQTLAADEQSLRLTTRQRQTGTVSALDQVQARTPVYSTRAAQSRYRRQVAEDLNQLTALVGAPLAELLPGLALNQPPLASLPAGLPSDLLQRRPDIRQAEYQLQAANAAIGAARAAFFPSITLTATAGTSSSELSGLFRGGSGSWVFEPQLSVPIFTAGSLRASLDYARLQENVQVANYEKAIQGAFREVADGLAARATYQRQLQAQRDLVAANERYYRLAQHRYRSGLDSNLVFLDAQRSLFTAQESLITDQLAQWVAEVNLYGALGGGWPAPPQG from the coding sequence ATGCCCAGATACTTCCTCGCCTGGCCAGCCCTGCTGCTGGCCGGTTGTTCGCTGATTCCCGACTACCAGCGCCCCGCCCTGCCCACGCCGGACCAGTACCCAGGCGCCACCGCAGCCCAGACGCGCCTCACACCTGGCGATGACTGGCGCCGGGTGTTCCATGACCCCGCCCTGAGGCAATTGATCGACCAGGCGCTGGCCAACAACCGCGACCTGCGCGTGGCGGCGCTGACGGTACAAAGTTACCGTGCGCAATACCGCATTCAGCGCGCGGCGTTGCTGCCCCAGGTGGACGCCAGTGCCCAGCGCGACCGCGAACGCCTGCCCGCCAGCCTGACCGGCACCGATGCGGCGGCCATTACCGACACCGATTCGGTGAGCCTGGGCGTCAGCGCCTACGAGGTGGACCTGTTCGGCCGCGTGCGCAGCCTGCGCGACCAGGCACTGCTGACCTACCTGGGCAGTGAGGAGGCGCGGCGCAGCGTAGAGTTGAGCCTGATCACCAGCGTGGCCAGTGCCTACCTTACCTGGCGGGCCGACCAGGCGCTGCTCGACCTGGCCGGCCAGACCCTGGCCGCCGACGAACAAAGCCTGCGCCTGACCACCCGCCAGCGCCAGACCGGCACGGTGTCGGCGCTGGACCAGGTGCAGGCGCGCACGCCGGTGTACAGCACCCGCGCCGCCCAGTCCCGGTATCGCCGCCAGGTAGCCGAAGACCTCAACCAGCTGACCGCGCTGGTGGGCGCGCCCTTGGCCGAGCTCCTGCCGGGCCTGGCGCTGAACCAGCCACCGCTGGCCAGCCTGCCGGCCGGGCTGCCCTCGGACCTGCTGCAACGGCGCCCCGACATCCGCCAGGCCGAATACCAGTTGCAGGCTGCCAACGCAGCCATCGGTGCGGCCCGGGCGGCGTTCTTTCCCAGCATCACCCTCACTGCCACCGCAGGTACGTCCAGCAGCGAGTTGTCGGGGTTGTTCCGCGGCGGTTCGGGTTCCTGGGTGTTCGAGCCGCAGTTGAGCGTGCCGATCTTCACCGCTGGCAGCCTGCGCGCCAGCCTGGACTACGCACGCTTGCAGGAAAACGTGCAAGTGGCCAATTACGAGAAGGCCATCCAGGGTGCTTTCCGGGAAGTCGCCGACGGCCTCGCCGCCCGTGCCACCTACCAGCGCCAGCTGCAGGCCCAGCGCGACCTGGTCGCCGCCAACGAGCGCTACTACCGTCTGGCCCAGCATCGTTATCGCAGCGGGCTGGACAGCAACCTGGTATTCCTCGACGCCCAACGGTCACTGTTCACCGCCCAGGAGAGCCTGATCACCGACCAGTTGGCGCAGTGGGTGGCGGAGGTGAACCTGTATGGCGCGCTGGGAGGCGGCTGGCCGGCGCCACCGCAGGGGTGA
- a CDS encoding PQQ-dependent dehydrogenase, methanol/ethanol family, with protein sequence MTAKAKVSRYLPALALLASFAQADTGQAIIDADQHPENWLSHGRTYSEQRFSPLDQINTHTAKDLKIAWYHDLDTNRGQEGTPLVVDGVMYATTNWSKVEAFDAATGKLLWQYDPKVPGDVAVRGCCDTVNRGAAYWNGKIIFATFDARLIALDAKTGTLAWSVDTLPRDAHLGNVKSYTIDAAPRVAKGVVVIGNGGAEMGARGFVSGFDADTGAFKWRFYTVPAPDNTPDHAVSDRPLSELAYKTWGPNGTWRQSGGGGTVWDSMTYDPVTDLLYIGVGNGSPWNYKLRSEGVGDNLFLGSIVAVRPETGEYVWHFQETPQDQWDFTSTQHIITADIPVAGKPRHVILHAPKNGFFYVIDAATGEFLSGKPYVPVNWATGLDPKSGRPHTVPDALYSLTGKPWLGLPGDLGGHNWQPMAYSPQTGLVYIPAQQIPFGYVASDNPQLHSVGLNLGLDMARIGLPDDPKVKTEAAKALQGWLLAWDPVAQKEVFRVDHKGPWNGGVLATGGGLVFQGLATGDFHAYDARTGQDLFRASLQSAVMAPPISYAVNGKQYIAVEVGWGGIYPLLMGGIARTAGWTVNKSRIVVFALDGDKTLPPLNDKGFLPVKPPASFDSAQAERGYGDYMTFCAACHGDNGESGGVLPDLRWSGAITARDAFYRVVGQGALTAYGMDRFDGAMHAEQIEAVRQFLLKRANATYAREVQARQNADGTPDNIGPVFK encoded by the coding sequence ATGACTGCGAAAGCAAAAGTCAGTCGATACCTGCCGGCCTTGGCCCTGCTGGCGAGCTTCGCCCAGGCTGACACCGGCCAGGCAATCATCGACGCCGACCAGCATCCGGAAAACTGGTTGAGCCACGGCCGCACCTATTCGGAACAGCGCTTCAGCCCGCTGGACCAGATCAACACCCACACTGCCAAGGACCTGAAGATCGCCTGGTATCACGACCTGGACACCAACCGCGGCCAGGAAGGCACGCCGCTGGTGGTGGACGGGGTGATGTACGCCACCACCAACTGGAGCAAGGTCGAGGCGTTCGATGCGGCCACCGGCAAGCTGCTGTGGCAGTACGACCCCAAGGTGCCAGGAGACGTGGCCGTGCGGGGCTGCTGCGACACGGTCAACCGCGGCGCGGCCTACTGGAACGGCAAGATCATTTTCGCCACCTTCGACGCCCGCCTGATTGCCCTGGACGCCAAGACCGGCACACTGGCCTGGAGCGTCGACACCCTCCCGCGCGATGCTCACCTCGGCAATGTGAAAAGCTACACCATTGATGCCGCGCCACGGGTGGCCAAGGGCGTGGTGGTGATCGGCAATGGTGGCGCCGAGATGGGCGCCCGTGGGTTTGTCTCCGGCTTCGATGCCGACACCGGCGCGTTCAAGTGGCGCTTTTATACGGTACCTGCCCCTGATAACACGCCCGACCATGCCGTTTCCGACCGGCCCTTGAGTGAACTGGCCTATAAGACCTGGGGGCCCAATGGCACCTGGCGCCAGTCCGGCGGGGGCGGCACGGTCTGGGACTCCATGACCTACGACCCGGTCACCGACCTGCTGTACATCGGCGTCGGCAATGGTTCGCCGTGGAACTACAAGCTGCGCTCCGAAGGGGTAGGCGACAACCTGTTCCTGGGCAGCATCGTCGCCGTGCGCCCGGAAACCGGCGAGTACGTGTGGCACTTCCAGGAAACGCCCCAGGACCAATGGGACTTCACCTCCACCCAGCACATCATCACCGCCGACATCCCGGTGGCGGGCAAACCGCGTCACGTGATTCTGCACGCGCCCAAGAACGGCTTCTTCTATGTGATTGATGCCGCCACCGGCGAGTTTCTGTCGGGCAAACCCTATGTCCCGGTGAACTGGGCCACGGGCCTGGACCCCAAAAGCGGCCGCCCGCACACCGTGCCCGACGCCCTCTACTCGCTGACCGGCAAGCCCTGGCTCGGCCTGCCCGGTGATCTGGGCGGGCACAACTGGCAGCCCATGGCCTACAGCCCGCAGACAGGCCTGGTGTACATCCCGGCCCAGCAGATTCCCTTCGGCTATGTGGCCAGCGACAACCCCCAACTGCATTCGGTCGGCCTGAACCTGGGCCTGGACATGGCCAGGATCGGCCTGCCCGACGACCCCAAGGTCAAGACCGAGGCGGCCAAGGCATTGCAGGGCTGGTTGCTGGCCTGGGACCCGGTGGCGCAGAAGGAGGTGTTCCGCGTCGACCACAAGGGGCCGTGGAACGGTGGTGTGCTGGCCACGGGCGGCGGGCTGGTGTTCCAGGGCCTGGCCACCGGTGACTTCCATGCCTATGACGCACGCACCGGCCAGGACCTGTTTCGTGCCTCGTTGCAGAGCGCGGTCATGGCACCACCCATCAGCTACGCGGTGAACGGCAAGCAGTACATCGCGGTGGAGGTGGGCTGGGGTGGCATCTACCCGCTGCTGATGGGCGGTATCGCCCGTACCGCCGGCTGGACGGTGAACAAGTCGCGGATCGTGGTGTTCGCCCTGGACGGTGACAAGACCTTGCCGCCGCTCAACGACAAAGGCTTTCTGCCGGTCAAGCCACCGGCCAGCTTCGACAGCGCCCAGGCCGAGCGGGGCTACGGGGATTACATGACCTTTTGCGCCGCCTGCCACGGCGACAACGGCGAGTCGGGTGGCGTGCTGCCGGACTTGCGCTGGTCCGGTGCCATAACCGCTCGCGATGCGTTTTACCGTGTGGTGGGCCAGGGGGCGCTGACCGCCTATGGCATGGACCGTTTCGACGGTGCCATGCACGCCGAGCAGATCGAGGCCGTGCGCCAGTTCCTGCTCAAGCGCGCCAATGCCACCTACGCGCGCGAAGTGCAGGCCCGGCAGAACGCCGACGGCACCCCGGACAACATCGGCCCGGTGTTCAAATGA
- the paaY gene encoding phenylacetic acid degradation protein PaaY, which yields MPCYSLDGLTPVVDPSAYVHPTAVLIGDVIVGAHCYVGPLASLRGDFGRIILEEGANVQDTCVMHGFPDSDTVVERNGHIGHGAVLHGCRIGADALVGMNAVVMDNARIGARSLVGATAFVKAGFSCAPQSLVTGNPASAKRVLDDQEVAWKQAGTREYQALARRCLHGLQECAPLAAAEPDRPRLHVSDHQPKRSTL from the coding sequence ATGCCCTGTTACAGCCTTGACGGCCTGACACCTGTCGTCGACCCCAGCGCCTACGTACACCCGACGGCCGTGCTGATCGGTGATGTGATCGTCGGCGCGCACTGTTACGTTGGCCCCCTGGCCAGCCTGCGCGGTGATTTCGGCCGCATCATTCTGGAGGAGGGTGCCAACGTGCAGGATACCTGCGTGATGCATGGCTTCCCGGACAGCGACACCGTGGTGGAGCGCAATGGCCACATCGGCCACGGCGCCGTGCTGCACGGCTGCCGCATCGGCGCCGACGCGCTAGTGGGCATGAACGCGGTGGTCATGGACAATGCCCGCATCGGCGCGCGCAGCCTGGTGGGGGCCACGGCCTTCGTCAAGGCCGGCTTCAGTTGCGCACCGCAGTCGCTGGTCACCGGCAATCCGGCCAGTGCGAAGCGCGTGCTGGATGACCAGGAAGTGGCCTGGAAGCAAGCCGGTACCCGCGAATACCAGGCGTTGGCCCGGCGTTGCCTGCACGGCCTGCAGGAATGTGCACCACTGGCGGCCGCCGAGCCCGACCGGCCACGCCTGCACGTGAGCGACCATCAGCCCAAACGCAGCACCCTGTGA
- the tynA gene encoding primary-amine oxidase — protein MFNALTRLTHVPMARLALAISLSLPCWLPQASAHGGAAEMVPLQSTLESFGASVKWDDYANVFVIAKDGAYIKVKPNTRVAMLNGKRIELQVPVVFKGNTAYMSHDFINDVFQSGLDKTFEVETRPHPLNPLNADEIKAAVDAIKASPHYQGNFRFTEISLHEPAKDQVWRFVYSGNPVSEPREANVVVLDGKHVIESTVDLKTRQVLSWKPIVGAHGMVLLDDFSAVQSIIESSGEYAQALKTRGINDVKKVVTTPLTVGYFDGKDGLAQDKRLLKVVSYLDVGDGNYWAHPIENLVAVVDLEQKKVIKIEDAGVIPVPMKPTPYDGRGRKATTVKPLEIIEPEGKNYTISGNSIHWQNWDLHLRLDSRVGPILSTVTYDDKGTRRKIMYEGSLGGMIVPYGDPDVGWYFKAYLDSGDYGMGTLTSPIQRGKDAPQNAVLLDATIADYTGKPTTIPHAMAIFERYAGPEYKHQEMGQPNLSTERRELVIRWISTVGNYDYIFDWVFQQNGTIGIDAGATGIEAVKGVKSQTMHDATAKEDTKYGTLIDNNIVGTTHQHIYNFRLDMDIDGEHNTLVEVNPVVAGNDRGGPRTSTMQIQQQRVTTEQGAAQKFDPATVRLLSNPNKENRMGNPVSYQLIPYAGGTHPVAKGANFAKDEWLYHRLSFMDKQIWVTRYNPDERYPEGKYPNRSDRDTGLGQYTQDNQSIDNTDDVVWLTTGTTHVARAEEWPIMPTEWVHMLLKPWNFFDETPTLNLNTAK, from the coding sequence ATGTTCAATGCGCTCACCCGACTCACCCATGTCCCGATGGCCAGGCTGGCCCTGGCTATCTCCCTGAGCCTCCCCTGCTGGCTGCCCCAGGCCAGCGCCCACGGCGGCGCGGCCGAGATGGTACCGCTGCAATCGACCCTGGAAAGCTTCGGCGCCAGCGTCAAGTGGGATGACTACGCCAACGTCTTCGTGATCGCCAAGGACGGCGCCTATATCAAGGTCAAGCCCAACACCCGGGTGGCCATGCTCAACGGCAAGCGCATCGAACTCCAGGTACCGGTGGTGTTCAAGGGCAACACCGCGTACATGTCTCACGACTTCATCAACGACGTGTTCCAGTCGGGCCTGGACAAGACATTCGAGGTGGAGACTCGCCCTCACCCGCTGAACCCCTTGAACGCCGACGAAATCAAGGCCGCCGTGGACGCCATCAAGGCGTCCCCCCACTACCAGGGCAATTTCCGTTTCACCGAGATTTCCCTGCACGAACCGGCCAAGGACCAGGTGTGGCGGTTCGTCTACAGCGGCAACCCGGTCAGCGAGCCGCGCGAAGCCAACGTCGTGGTGCTGGACGGCAAGCACGTGATCGAGAGCACTGTCGACCTCAAGACCCGCCAGGTGCTGTCCTGGAAGCCCATCGTCGGCGCCCACGGCATGGTGCTGCTGGATGATTTCAGCGCCGTGCAGTCGATCATCGAAAGCAGCGGTGAGTACGCCCAGGCCCTGAAAACCCGTGGCATCAATGATGTGAAGAAAGTGGTGACCACGCCGCTGACCGTCGGCTATTTCGATGGCAAGGACGGCCTGGCCCAGGACAAGCGCCTGCTCAAGGTGGTCAGCTACCTGGACGTGGGCGATGGCAATTATTGGGCCCACCCCATCGAAAACCTGGTGGCCGTGGTAGACCTGGAACAGAAAAAGGTCATCAAGATCGAAGACGCCGGGGTCATTCCAGTGCCGATGAAGCCCACCCCCTACGACGGTCGCGGTCGCAAGGCCACCACGGTCAAGCCGCTGGAGATCATCGAGCCCGAGGGCAAGAACTACACCATCAGCGGCAACAGCATCCACTGGCAGAACTGGGACCTGCACCTGCGCCTGGATTCGCGGGTGGGGCCGATCCTCTCCACCGTCACCTACGATGACAAGGGCACCCGGCGCAAGATCATGTACGAAGGCAGCCTGGGCGGCATGATCGTGCCCTACGGTGACCCGGACGTGGGCTGGTACTTCAAGGCTTACCTGGACTCCGGCGACTATGGCATGGGCACCCTCACTTCGCCGATCCAGCGCGGCAAGGACGCGCCGCAGAACGCGGTACTGCTGGACGCCACCATCGCCGACTACACGGGCAAGCCGACGACCATCCCCCACGCCATGGCCATCTTCGAGCGCTACGCGGGGCCTGAGTACAAGCACCAGGAAATGGGCCAGCCGAACCTCAGCACCGAACGCCGCGAACTGGTGATCCGCTGGATCAGCACCGTGGGCAATTACGACTATATCTTCGACTGGGTGTTCCAGCAGAACGGCACCATCGGCATCGACGCAGGCGCCACCGGCATCGAGGCCGTCAAGGGCGTGAAGAGCCAGACCATGCACGACGCCACGGCCAAGGAGGACACGAAATACGGCACGCTGATCGACAACAACATCGTCGGCACCACCCACCAGCACATCTATAACTTCCGCCTGGACATGGACATCGACGGCGAGCACAACACCCTGGTGGAGGTGAACCCGGTGGTGGCCGGCAATGACCGCGGCGGCCCGCGCACCAGCACCATGCAGATCCAGCAGCAGAGGGTCACCACCGAGCAGGGTGCCGCGCAGAAATTCGACCCGGCCACCGTGCGCCTGTTGAGCAACCCCAACAAGGAAAACCGCATGGGCAACCCGGTGTCGTACCAGTTGATTCCTTATGCCGGCGGCACCCACCCGGTGGCCAAGGGCGCCAACTTCGCCAAGGATGAGTGGCTGTACCACCGCCTGAGTTTCATGGACAAGCAGATCTGGGTGACCCGCTACAACCCCGACGAGCGCTACCCGGAAGGCAAATACCCGAACCGCTCCGACCGGGATACCGGGCTAGGCCAGTACACCCAGGACAACCAGTCCATCGACAACACCGACGACGTGGTGTGGCTGACCACCGGCACCACCCACGTGGCCCGCGCCGAGGAATGGCCGATCATGCCGACCGAATGGGTGCACATGCTGCTCAAGCCGTGGAACTTCTTCGATGAAACCCCGACCTTGAACCTCAACACAGCGAAATGA
- a CDS encoding c-type cytochrome, whose amino-acid sequence MKASMLWIAITLAPTVWAGQAPAVSRGHYLARLGDCAACHTAVQGSLFAGGLAIESPLGRLYSTNITPDRETGIGGYSLDDFRRAVTEGVRQDGTSLYPAMPYPSYARMSEADIAALYDYFMHEVPAVAVPNRPVDMPWPLSLRWPLRIWRAMYAPAPTPFDANRYADAQVARGAYIVQGPGHCGSCHTERGLALQEKAMDEHDGAAYLAGGSIIDGWSTPNLRGNARGGLGDWSEDDLVRFLKTGRTEHTAAFGGMVDVIAWSTQYLDDDDLRAVARYLKSLPADGPQPAREAPVGVLAASPGEQGYLAHCALCHGADGQGVARMFPALAGNNLVIDDAPQSLLKIILDGASLPPSHWAPSTVHMPGYASVLSDPQIAAISNYVRQAWGNDASPLVTAQAVAQSRSPRLEELGKDRPDIGWQTVRPQPYGSQWSFSIQPHGADRE is encoded by the coding sequence ATGAAAGCATCGATGCTGTGGATCGCCATTACCCTCGCTCCGACCGTGTGGGCGGGGCAGGCACCCGCGGTCAGCCGTGGTCATTACCTGGCCAGGCTGGGCGATTGCGCGGCGTGCCATACGGCGGTGCAGGGTTCGCTGTTCGCGGGGGGCCTTGCCATTGAATCGCCGCTGGGGCGGCTGTACTCCACCAACATCACTCCGGACCGGGAAACCGGGATCGGTGGTTATTCCCTGGACGATTTCCGCCGCGCCGTCACCGAGGGCGTGCGCCAGGATGGCACCAGTCTTTACCCGGCCATGCCGTACCCGTCCTATGCGCGCATGAGCGAGGCGGACATCGCCGCGCTGTACGATTATTTCATGCATGAAGTGCCCGCCGTGGCCGTGCCCAACCGGCCCGTGGACATGCCCTGGCCGCTGTCGCTGCGCTGGCCGTTGCGAATCTGGCGGGCGATGTACGCGCCAGCGCCGACGCCCTTCGACGCCAACCGTTACGCTGACGCCCAGGTGGCCCGCGGCGCGTATATCGTGCAAGGGCCCGGGCATTGCGGCTCGTGCCATACCGAGCGGGGCCTGGCCCTGCAGGAAAAGGCCATGGACGAGCATGACGGCGCGGCGTATTTGGCCGGGGGCTCGATCATTGACGGCTGGTCCACCCCCAACCTGCGCGGCAACGCGCGGGGCGGGCTGGGTGACTGGAGCGAGGATGACCTGGTGCGCTTCCTCAAGACCGGCCGCACCGAGCACACCGCGGCGTTCGGCGGCATGGTCGATGTGATCGCCTGGAGCACCCAGTATCTGGATGACGATGACCTGCGGGCAGTGGCCAGGTACCTCAAGAGCCTGCCTGCCGACGGCCCGCAACCGGCACGTGAGGCCCCGGTGGGTGTACTGGCGGCAAGCCCTGGCGAGCAGGGCTACCTGGCTCATTGCGCACTGTGCCATGGCGCCGACGGCCAGGGCGTGGCGCGGATGTTCCCGGCGTTGGCGGGCAATAACCTGGTGATCGATGATGCGCCGCAGTCGCTGCTCAAGATCATCCTCGACGGCGCGAGCCTGCCGCCCAGCCACTGGGCGCCGTCGACGGTGCACATGCCGGGGTATGCCAGCGTGCTGTCGGATCCGCAAATAGCGGCTATCAGCAACTACGTGCGCCAGGCCTGGGGCAATGACGCCAGTCCGCTGGTCACGGCCCAGGCGGTAGCCCAGTCACGTTCGCCGCGGTTGGAAGAACTGGGCAAGGACCGCCCCGACATCGGCTGGCAAACCGTGCGGCCGCAGCCTTATGGCAGCCAATGGTCGTTTTCCATCCAGCCCCATGGGGCCGATAGGGAGTAG
- the paaX gene encoding phenylacetic acid degradation operon negative regulatory protein PaaX, with product MSSLTPLNHLIARFAQQVPIRASSLIVTLYGDAIEPHGGTVWLGSLIRLLEPMGINERLIRTSIFRLTKENWLTAEKVGRRSYYSLTGTGRRRFDKAFKRVYSATQPAWDGAWCLVLLTQLAAPLRKAVREELEWQGFGAVAPTVLASPRIERGDLNTTLADLGALDDTIVFETTAQDVLASRALRLQVKESWNIEELAAHYSEFIQLFRPLWQALRERESLDPEESFLARTLLIHEYRKLLLRDPQLPDELLPGDWEGRAARQLARNIYRLVCAPAEAWLNTVMETADGPLPEAGESFYRRFGGLR from the coding sequence ATGTCGTCGCTTACCCCCCTCAATCATCTGATCGCGCGCTTCGCGCAGCAGGTGCCGATTCGCGCCAGCTCGCTGATCGTCACCCTCTATGGCGATGCCATCGAACCCCATGGTGGCACGGTCTGGCTGGGTAGCCTGATTCGCCTGCTGGAGCCGATGGGCATCAACGAGCGGTTGATTCGTACGTCGATTTTTCGCCTGACCAAGGAAAACTGGCTGACCGCGGAAAAAGTCGGGCGGCGCAGTTACTACAGCCTGACCGGCACCGGCCGCCGCCGTTTCGACAAGGCCTTCAAGCGCGTCTACAGCGCCACGCAGCCCGCCTGGGACGGTGCCTGGTGCCTGGTGCTGCTGACCCAGCTTGCGGCGCCGCTGCGCAAGGCCGTGCGCGAGGAACTGGAATGGCAGGGGTTTGGTGCGGTGGCGCCGACCGTGCTGGCCAGCCCGCGCATTGAACGGGGTGACCTCAATACCACCTTGGCAGACCTGGGCGCGCTGGACGACACCATTGTCTTCGAGACCACGGCCCAGGATGTGCTGGCCTCCCGGGCGTTACGCCTGCAGGTCAAGGAGAGCTGGAACATCGAGGAGCTCGCCGCCCACTATAGCGAATTCATCCAGTTGTTTCGGCCGTTGTGGCAGGCCTTGCGCGAGCGGGAAAGCCTGGACCCGGAAGAAAGCTTCCTGGCCCGCACCCTGCTGATTCATGAATACCGCAAGTTGCTGCTGCGTGACCCGCAGTTACCGGACGAACTGCTGCCGGGCGATTGGGAAGGCCGCGCCGCACGGCAGCTGGCGCGCAACATCTACCGGCTGGTGTGCGCCCCGGCCGAAGCCTGGTTGAACACCGTGATGGAAACCGCCGACGGGCCATTGCCGGAAGCGGGGGAAAGCTTCTACCGCCGCTTCGGCGGGCTGCGCTGA